GGAGGAACTCCTTGCGCTGGGCCTCCGTGCCCTTCTCCCAGTCCTCGCCCACCAGGAAGCGCGCCTGCTGCTCGCCATCCATGAACTTGATGGCCGCCAGGTCCTTTCCGTAGCGGACGGATTGGACCATGCTCTTCACGGGCTTGGCGACCTCCTCGCCCGGCGCGGCGAGCGCGGGGACGGCCAGGAGGAGGGCTGCCAGAAGGGGGACAGTGCGGGCGCGGACGTTCATTCGGATCCTCGGTTCCTCTCGTCAGAAAGCGGGCGCTTCCTGTAGCCCAAGGGAACGCGCCCTGCCGTGCAAAATTCACCCCGCTCCGCCGCCGCCGCGCCCGGCCGCCTGGCCCCGGCCCCCGGGATTCCCGGGGACTTCGAGGTGTTTGACTCGCCAAGTTGCTCACGTCTACTGTTCAAGCCTGCCGTAGTTTTCGACGGCCCGTCCTTTTCGAGAAGACATGCCTACCGACTTCCTGTTCACGTCCGAATCCGTCACCGAAGGCCACCCGGACAAGATCGCCGATCAGATCTCCGATGGTGTGCTGGATGCCATCATCGCCAAGGACCCCCAGGCGCGCGTCGCCGTGGAGACCCTGGTCAAGACCGGTCTCGCCATCGTCGCGGGCGAGGTGACCACGAACTGCTACGTGGACATCCCGAAGATCGTCCGGAGCACCATCTGCCGCATCGGCTACACGGACAGCTCCATGGGCTATGACGGCCACACCTGCGGCGTCATGGTGGCCATCGAGGGCCAGAGCCAGGACATCGCGCGCGGCGTGGACAACAAGAAGGACCAGGGCGCCGGCGACCAGGGCATGATGTTCGGCTACGCCTGTGACGAGACGCCGGAGCTGATGCCGGCCCCCATCCACTACGCGCACGCGCTCACCCGGCGGCTGGCCGAGGTGCGCCGCAAGTCGCACCCGTGGATCCGTCCGGACGGCAAGAGCCAGGTCTCGGTGCAGTACGTGGACGGCCGCCCGGCGCGCATCGACACCGTGGTGGTGTCCACGCAGCACGCCGAGGAGATCTCCAACAAGAAGATCCACGAGGCGCTGCGCGAGGATGTCATCGCCCGCGCGCTGCCGGCCAAGCTCATCGACAAGAAGACCAAGTTCTTCATCAACCCCACGGGCCGCTTCGTGGTGGGTGGCCCCATGGGCGACTCGGGCGTGACGGGCCGGAAGATCATCGTCGACACCTACGGCGGCATGGGCCGTCACGGTGGCGGCGCCTTCTCCGGCAAGGATCCGTCCAAGGTGGACCGCTCCGCGGCGTACATGGGCCGCTACATCGCCAAGAACGTGGTGGCCGCAGGGCTGGCGCGCCGGTGCGAGGTGCAGGTCTCCTACGCCATCGGCGTCGCGGAGCCCGTGAGCGTGATGGTGGAGACGTTCGGCACGGCCACCGTCCCCGAGGAGAAGATTGCCCTGGCGGTGCGCCAGGTGTTCGGCCTGCGTCCGCGCGAAATCATCGAGAACCTGGACCTGCTGCGGCCCATCTACCAGAAGACCGCCGCGTACGGTCACTTCGGCCGCGCCGAGAAGGAGTTCACCTGGGAGCGCACCGACAAGAAGGATGCGCTGCGCGAGGCCCTGGGCGGCCGCACCCGCCTGAAGGCCGTGGGCAGCCCGTAGCACCTCTGTCCTTTCAGTGAGCAGAACCCGCGCGCGGTCTTCCCCTGGGGAGGCCGCGCGCTGTGTTTGGGGGCTCAGCCGGGGAAGGTGGCCAGCGTGAGCTGCCCGGGCGGACAGGGCAGCTCGCCCGGTTGGCGCAGCTGTCCGGAGACGTAGCGCCACCCGGTCCCATCATGGCGGAAGTCCGACCGCTCCACGAAGGAGCGGTCCTTGCCGCGCTCGAAGACCTTGGCGAAGAAGAGCACCTGCGCCACGCCCTGGGCATCGGGCGGCCTGCGGTCCAGCACCACGAGCCCCGGGTACTGGTGGCTCTGCGCGGAGGTGCGCAGCTCGCGCAGCATGTCCGCCTCGGGGCGGGCGCGGTCCGGGTGCTCCGGGTGCAGCGTCTTCCAGAGGTAGGCCACCTCCCGGAGCGCGAAGGCGCTGTAGCGCGAGCGCATCAGCGCTTCGGCGTCCGGTGGCTCGGCTTGCCCCCGGTGGTAGGGGGCGCAGCACTGGCGGTAGCGGAGGCCCGAGGAGCAGGGGCAGGGGGGCGCGGGGGGCATGGTCGGGGCGCAAGCCTAGCCCCAAGCGGCCCTGCCCACCGCCGGACGATTCGGCGGGGAACCCTCCCCGGGCCCCGGACATGGCCCTTGCGGGCAGGAGGGGGAGGGCATACATCCGGCACCCTCCACTATGAGCCTCATCGAAGCCATCGTCCTGGGACTGGTCCAGGGCCTCACCGAGTTCCTCCCCATCAGCTCCACGGCCCACCTGCGCATCGTGCCGGAGCTGTTCGGCTGGAAGGATCCGGGGGCGGCGTACTCCGCCGTCATCCAGCTGGGCACCGTGGCGGCCGTGCTCATCTACTTCCGCAAGGACTTGGTGCAGCTCACCACCGCCTTCTTCCAGGGGCTCGTGCGCCGCCAGCCCTTCGCCACCCTCGAGTCCCGGCTGGCGTGGTTCGTCCTGGTGGGGACGCTGCCCATTGGCGTGTGCGGCCTGGCGCTCAAGAAGTACATCGAGAGCTCCCTGCGCTCGCTCTACATCATCTCCGGCAGCCTCATCGTCCTGGCCCTCATCCTGTTCGTCGTGGAGCGGATGGCCTCGCACAAGCGCACGCTGCAGGACATGCGCTGGAAGGACGGCATCATCATCGGCCTGTGGCAGGCGCTGGCCCTCATCCCGGGCTCCTCGCGCTCGGGCACCACC
Above is a genomic segment from Stigmatella erecta containing:
- a CDS encoding undecaprenyl-diphosphate phosphatase encodes the protein MSLIEAIVLGLVQGLTEFLPISSTAHLRIVPELFGWKDPGAAYSAVIQLGTVAAVLIYFRKDLVQLTTAFFQGLVRRQPFATLESRLAWFVLVGTLPIGVCGLALKKYIESSLRSLYIISGSLIVLALILFVVERMASHKRTLQDMRWKDGIIIGLWQALALIPGSSRSGTTLTGALSLGLRREDAARYSFLLSIPATSLAGLFELKHLLEADARPSAVALWTGTLVAFGSGWAAIAWLLRYLRTRTTLVFIVYRVALGLVLIGLLQAGVLQPLSGVENVTPPEQPVKAPVEKQVTD
- the metK gene encoding methionine adenosyltransferase, translating into MPTDFLFTSESVTEGHPDKIADQISDGVLDAIIAKDPQARVAVETLVKTGLAIVAGEVTTNCYVDIPKIVRSTICRIGYTDSSMGYDGHTCGVMVAIEGQSQDIARGVDNKKDQGAGDQGMMFGYACDETPELMPAPIHYAHALTRRLAEVRRKSHPWIRPDGKSQVSVQYVDGRPARIDTVVVSTQHAEEISNKKIHEALREDVIARALPAKLIDKKTKFFINPTGRFVVGGPMGDSGVTGRKIIVDTYGGMGRHGGGAFSGKDPSKVDRSAAYMGRYIAKNVVAAGLARRCEVQVSYAIGVAEPVSVMVETFGTATVPEEKIALAVRQVFGLRPREIIENLDLLRPIYQKTAAYGHFGRAEKEFTWERTDKKDALREALGGRTRLKAVGSP
- a CDS encoding YchJ family protein, yielding MPPAPPCPCSSGLRYRQCCAPYHRGQAEPPDAEALMRSRYSAFALREVAYLWKTLHPEHPDRARPEADMLRELRTSAQSHQYPGLVVLDRRPPDAQGVAQVLFFAKVFERGKDRSFVERSDFRHDGTGWRYVSGQLRQPGELPCPPGQLTLATFPG